A region of Pseudomonas sp. Marseille-Q3773 DNA encodes the following proteins:
- a CDS encoding DUF3077 domain-containing protein, with protein sequence MTDETKTTPGVTCFYQGEGQTHPLFRIAEGIPCRSAREQASNLMGYARDLSLTGLMDGDQQTLWASHYFAAMAKALLDDAELGLLH encoded by the coding sequence ATGACCGATGAAACCAAAACCACACCCGGCGTTACCTGCTTCTACCAAGGCGAAGGCCAAACCCATCCGCTGTTCCGTATCGCTGAGGGCATCCCCTGCCGCAGCGCCCGGGAACAAGCCTCGAACCTGATGGGCTATGCACGCGACTTGTCACTGACCGGTTTGATGGACGGCGATCAGCAGACGCTCTGGGCATCGCATTACTTCGCAGCCATGGCCAAGGCGCTGCTGGATGATGCCGAGTTGGGTTTGCTGCACTGA